From a single Pseudomonas serboccidentalis genomic region:
- a CDS encoding HlyD family type I secretion periplasmic adaptor subunit produces the protein MLLKSGVKESIRRYFKGSASLQGQPLPEVNKALIEDAPRVVRLTIWAIIGFFVFLMLWAHFAVIDEVTKGDGKAIPSSKIQKIQNLEGGIVSELFVKEGQIVEAGAPLIRLDDTRFASNVGETEADRLSMLLRVERLSAEVDDRPLNFPEDVLKAVPGQAKSEESLYISRRQQLHDEIGGLQEQLIQRQQELREFTSKQAQYRQQLGLQRQEINMSEPLVAQGAVSPVEVLRLKRAEVETRGQLDATTLAIPRAESAIKEVQRKIDETRGKFRSEALTQLNEARTDLNKAQATGKALEDRVSRTLVTSPVRGIVNKLLVNTIGGVIQPGSDMVEIVPLDDTLLVEAKIRPQDIAFLHPGQEAIVKFTAYDYTIYGGLKAQLEQIGADTITDEDKKTTYYMIKVRTERSHLGTDEKPLLIIPGMVASVDIITGKKSVLSYLLKPIIRARAEALHER, from the coding sequence GTGTTGCTTAAGTCGGGTGTCAAAGAGTCGATCCGTCGCTACTTCAAAGGTTCTGCCTCGCTGCAGGGCCAGCCGCTGCCGGAGGTCAACAAGGCGCTGATCGAGGACGCCCCGCGCGTCGTGCGCCTGACCATCTGGGCGATCATCGGCTTCTTCGTGTTCCTGATGCTGTGGGCGCACTTCGCCGTGATCGACGAAGTGACCAAGGGCGACGGCAAGGCGATTCCTTCGTCGAAGATCCAGAAGATCCAGAACCTCGAGGGCGGGATCGTCTCCGAACTGTTCGTCAAGGAAGGTCAGATCGTCGAAGCCGGCGCACCGCTGATTCGCCTGGACGACACGCGCTTTGCTTCCAACGTCGGTGAAACCGAGGCCGATCGGCTGTCGATGCTGCTGCGCGTCGAACGCCTGAGCGCCGAGGTCGATGACCGTCCGCTGAATTTCCCTGAAGACGTGCTCAAAGCCGTGCCGGGCCAGGCGAAGAGCGAAGAATCGCTGTACATCAGCCGCCGTCAGCAGCTGCACGACGAGATCGGCGGTTTGCAGGAGCAGTTGATTCAGCGGCAGCAGGAGCTGCGCGAATTCACCTCCAAGCAGGCGCAATATCGCCAGCAACTGGGCTTGCAACGCCAGGAAATCAACATGTCCGAGCCGCTGGTGGCGCAGGGCGCGGTGTCGCCGGTGGAAGTGCTGCGACTCAAGCGTGCCGAAGTCGAGACCCGTGGTCAGCTCGACGCCACCACGCTGGCGATCCCGCGCGCTGAATCGGCGATCAAGGAAGTGCAACGCAAGATCGACGAGACTCGCGGCAAATTCCGCAGCGAAGCGCTGACCCAGCTCAACGAAGCGCGCACCGACCTGAACAAGGCCCAGGCCACCGGCAAGGCGCTGGAAGACCGGGTCAGCCGGACGCTGGTCACCTCGCCAGTGCGCGGTATCGTCAACAAGTTGCTGGTCAACACCATCGGTGGTGTGATCCAGCCGGGCAGCGACATGGTGGAAATCGTGCCGCTGGATGACACCTTGCTGGTCGAAGCCAAGATCCGTCCGCAGGACATTGCCTTCCTGCATCCGGGGCAGGAAGCGATCGTCAAATTCACCGCGTATGACTACACCATCTATGGCGGGCTGAAAGCCCAGCTGGAACAGATTGGTGCGGACACCATTACCGATGAAGACAAGAAAACCACCTACTACATGATCAAGGTGCGCACCGAGCGCAGCCACCTGGGCACCGATGAAAAGCCGCTGCTGATCATTCCGGGGATGGTCGCGTCGGTGGACATCATCACTGGCAAGAAGTCGGTGTTGAGTTATCTGCTCAAGCCGATCATCCGGGCGCGCGCCGAGGCGTTGCACGAGCGTTGA